In Pseudoliparis swirei isolate HS2019 ecotype Mariana Trench chromosome 9, NWPU_hadal_v1, whole genome shotgun sequence, a genomic segment contains:
- the agmat gene encoding agmatinase, mitochondrial isoform X3 produces MPARLFELQRRFGPRQIRAESALLRSYNSGTRAAPYESLMVADIGDVNVNMYDLKDTCKRIRDAYRKVLATGCIPLTMGGDHTIAYPILQAVAEKHGPVGLVHVDAHADTSDVVLGEKIGHGTPFRRCVEEGLLDCKRVVQIGLRGSGYSADSYEWSRAQGFRVVQVEECWFKSLAPLMAEVRAQMGSGPVYLSFDIDALDPGFAPGTGTPEIAGLTPIQGVEIIRGCRGLNLVGCDLVEVSPPYDTTGNTALTGANLLFEMLCVLPKMKYF; encoded by the exons GAAG GTTCGGTCCTCGGCAGATCAGAGCGGAATCGGCCTTGTTAAGGTCTTACAACAGCGGCACCAGGGCGGCACCTTATGAGTCCCTCATGGTGGCTGATATTGGGGACGTCAATGTGAATATGTATGACCTGAAGGACACCTGCAAACGCATCAGGGACGCCTACAGAAAGGTCCTGGCTACTGGCTGTATTCCTCTGACGATGG GTGGCGATCACACAATTGCATATCCAATCCTGCAAGCGGTTGCTGAGAA GCATGGCCCGGTGGGTCTGGTCCATGTGGATGCCCATGCTGACACCAGTGATGTGGTCTTGGGGGAGAAGATTGGACATGGGACCCCTTTCAGACGTTGTGTGGAGGAAGGGCTGCTGGACTGCAAGAGAGTGGTCCAGATCGGCCTGCGTGGTTCAGGCTACTCTGCAGATTCCTATGAATGGAGCCGGGCACAG GGTTTCCGTGTGGTCCAAGTGGAAGAGTGTTGGTTCAAATCTCTTGCACCTCTGATGGCTGAGGTCAGGGCTCAGATGGGCAGCGGCCCAGTTTACCTCAGTTTCGACATCGATGCTCTCGACCCGGGCTTCGCTCCTGGAACGGGCACACCGGAGATAGCGGGGCTGACTCCCATCCAG GGAGTTGAGATTATTCGGGGCTGCCGTGGTTTAAACCTTGTTGGATGTGATCTTGTGGAGGTGTCCCCCCCCTACGACACAACGG GGAACACTGCACTGACGGGTGCCAACCTCCTTTTCGAAATGCTGTGCGTCCTCCCAAAAATGAAATACTTCTGA
- the agmat gene encoding agmatinase, mitochondrial isoform X2 — protein sequence MLDATSAAVALHGGAMLTKYPFGPRQIRAESALLRSYNSGTRAAPYESLMVADIGDVNVNMYDLKDTCKRIRDAYRKVLATGCIPLTMGGDHTIAYPILQAVAEKHGPVGLVHVDAHADTSDVVLGEKIGHGTPFRRCVEEGLLDCKRVVQIGLRGSGYSADSYEWSRAQGFRVVQVEECWFKSLAPLMAEVRAQMGSGPVYLSFDIDALDPGFAPGTGTPEIAGLTPIQGVEIIRGCRGLNLVGCDLVEVSPPYDTTGNTALTGANLLFEMLCVLPKMKYF from the exons GTTCGGTCCTCGGCAGATCAGAGCGGAATCGGCCTTGTTAAGGTCTTACAACAGCGGCACCAGGGCGGCACCTTATGAGTCCCTCATGGTGGCTGATATTGGGGACGTCAATGTGAATATGTATGACCTGAAGGACACCTGCAAACGCATCAGGGACGCCTACAGAAAGGTCCTGGCTACTGGCTGTATTCCTCTGACGATGG GTGGCGATCACACAATTGCATATCCAATCCTGCAAGCGGTTGCTGAGAA GCATGGCCCGGTGGGTCTGGTCCATGTGGATGCCCATGCTGACACCAGTGATGTGGTCTTGGGGGAGAAGATTGGACATGGGACCCCTTTCAGACGTTGTGTGGAGGAAGGGCTGCTGGACTGCAAGAGAGTGGTCCAGATCGGCCTGCGTGGTTCAGGCTACTCTGCAGATTCCTATGAATGGAGCCGGGCACAG GGTTTCCGTGTGGTCCAAGTGGAAGAGTGTTGGTTCAAATCTCTTGCACCTCTGATGGCTGAGGTCAGGGCTCAGATGGGCAGCGGCCCAGTTTACCTCAGTTTCGACATCGATGCTCTCGACCCGGGCTTCGCTCCTGGAACGGGCACACCGGAGATAGCGGGGCTGACTCCCATCCAG GGAGTTGAGATTATTCGGGGCTGCCGTGGTTTAAACCTTGTTGGATGTGATCTTGTGGAGGTGTCCCCCCCCTACGACACAACGG GGAACACTGCACTGACGGGTGCCAACCTCCTTTTCGAAATGCTGTGCGTCCTCCCAAAAATGAAATACTTCTGA